One window of the Gavia stellata isolate bGavSte3 chromosome 41, bGavSte3.hap2, whole genome shotgun sequence genome contains the following:
- the SPRED3 gene encoding sprouty-related, EVH1 domain-containing protein 3: protein MLRVRAVVMTRDDSSGGWVPTRGGGLSHVTVTSARRREDGHRQRQYLIRGERLRDQAPTLECALRRDLEYNEVTPTFHHWRVGGRRFGLTFQSPADAGAFRRGVRGALQALAAGGRWGTRRSRRPPPPPRQPRTPRGYEDYRHPGGATAAHVRFQKDPKGSPSCRIHGDPPPGAPSRCVYCRGVFSREENGRGQCREAPDPAGRCVRRLSCMWCAESLLYHCLADAEGDFSAPCSCGAGDPHCCARWLAPAALALLVPCLCCYPPLRACHWCGGHCGCCGGRHKAAR, encoded by the exons ATGCTGCGGGTGCGCGCCGTGGTGATGACCCGCGACGACTCGAGCGGCGGGTGGGTGCCCACGCGCGGGGGGGGCCTCAGCCACGTCACGGTCACCAGCGCCCGGCGGCGCGAGGACGGCCACCGCCAGCGGCAGTACCTCATCCgcggggagcggctgcgggaCCAGGCC CCCACGCTGGAGTGTGCGCTGCGGCGGGACCTGGAGTACAACGAGGTGACCCCCACCTTCCACCACTGGCGCGTCGGGGGGCGGCGGTTCGGCCTCACCTTCCAGAGCCCCGCCGACGCCGGCGCCTTCCGCAGGGGCGTGCGGGGCGCCCTGCAGGCCCTGGCCGCGGgtgg CCGCTGGGGGACCCGGAGGAGCcggagacccccccccccgccccggcaaCCCCGCACCCCCCGCGGCTACGAGGACTACCGCCACCCCGGGGGGGCCACCGCCGCCCACGTCCGCTTCCAGAAGGATCCGAAGGGGTCCCCCTCCTGCCGCATCCACGGGGACCCCCCGCCCGGAGCCCCCTCCCGCTGCGTCTACTGCCGGGGGGTCTTCAGCCGGGAGGAGAACGGCCGCGGGCAGTGCCGGGAGGCGCCGGATCCGGCCGGCCGCTGCGTCCGCCGCCTGAGCTGCATGTGGTGCGCCGAGAGCCTCCTCTACCACTGCCTGGCCGACGCCGAGGGCGACTTCTCGGCGCCCTGCTCCTGCGGCGCGGGGGACCCCCACTGCTGCGCCCGCTGGCTGGCGCCCGCCGCCCTGGCGCTGCTGgtgccctgcctctgctgctaCCCGCCCCTGCGCGCCTGCCACTGGTGCGGCGGCCACTGCGGCTGCTGCGGCGGCCGACACAAGGCCGCCCGGTGA